ATATTCCTAGCTGCCTGTGAATGTCCAGTACAAGGTCCATCTGGACCTTATCAAACGCAGAAATGCGAACTCCAGATTGTAACACCAGTGAGTGGTTGTTAAGAGGGAAGGTTCCTAATTGTTGTGAAAAGATCAATAAATTGAAGGTGTGTCATTTATATTTGTGGGCACTGTGGTCAATTTgtcttcattttatttattgcagtGGCAGTTGCTCAGAAAAATGCTTATTTGTGATGATGTCCCTGAGGGCTATTCCTGTGCAGGTCTGCATGGTGGAAGGTTTGTTCTTCTTATGGCTCAGGCTGTAAAAGAGATTGATGAATATTCACATTCCTATTCTCTTCCTGGGAAGACCTAGAGCCCATGTAGACACTGGTACCAGGCCTAGAACATGCTTATTGTCATACCCTCTGGGCCTAAGGAGACCATCACAACCATCCTATAATCACAGGGGAATATATATTTCAATTTGTTCTGTCATTAAAAAGTGAATACATACCTTTTGTATGTACAATGTACATTCCCCGAAAATCCTTGAATCACACACAGATCCTGGCCATTGTGCCTCAACGTTGGTTATTAGTTGTGTGGTGTCGCAAATGATCTTGGGAGTGGACACAGGTAGGCCCTGAAGTCACATCACTTTGTGAAGTAAAGCACAATGTCGATACAGATAGTGTGGAATAAACAAATCCAAATCACAAGAAAGACAAAACTCGATAGAACCAGCGCAGCAGGAGCCACACACGGAAACCAGATCATGAGACAAACACTCAGGTCGGTGGATAACTCAATATTTCAGAAGGATCGTGTACTATAAATCACTCCAAATTAATTTGGTTAATGAACTATAGGTGTGCCTAGTATTTGGAGGGGTGGCTGGATGGAGACTCTGCTTGATGCAggcatataaatattaaaaatatgttcattagtttttaaaatgtttttaactacatttatgtaaagcactttgaattacAACTGAGtatgaaatgtgcttttttagtgtttttttttagtgtttggCATGGGTGTACTTTTGTGTACTTTTGGTATCTGACTCATTTTCTATTCTCAAAAGAACAACAAGAAATTAGTCCTGATTAATCACCTCAGGCTGTTTTCAACTGTGACCCATAAAGAAAATAGTACAGGAAGTATATTCCCAGATCAAAGGTAAGGGAATACATCACTTATTAAACTTCGCAGCTGTTGACATTGAAGATCCATCCTCTATTCCTCCAAGTTGGAAGCAATATACAGGGATGAATGGCAGttctgtaaaaaagaaaaaaaaacagcacacaaaTATACCAAAGAGCATGATAAAAAGTTGTGATACATAGAAAACAAAGAGCTTTGGGTATGTAATTAAGAAGAACAATACACATTTAAGAGCAGAGACACGGCATTTCAATTTGTAGTCACACAACAGCTCGTTTCTCCAATtaaatctctctctctttcctgcCCTCGTCCTCTCCCCAGCGATGGACTTTTGAACTAGGGACGCGCTGCATCATGCTCATTGTAGAAGATGAATTTAACCCCTGAGAGTCACAGTATTCCTCTGAGTGATGGGAATAAAATCCCACTTATAGGCCTGGGAACCTATGGAGACCCCCGCACAGTaagatatttttgtttttattatttgcatttGCCTTTTTAATCTCATTCTTCAGTTTACTTGTTCAGTGATTTTCAACTTTTGATTGTAATATTCACTGTGTTCCAGTACTGGGTAAGCAGTTCCTGAAAATGCATGAATAACTGCAATAGTTTGAATAGTTGGTAATgcttacattaagtgcaccttcacaATGCCTTTATAATGAATTCATAGAACTTTCAATGCACCTAATTTGGCAATtaatttatagaacattcagaAGCGGCATGTAAGTGTACCATGACATCCTAACATACCATGAACAGCTCCACATATTATTAACAAACATTATGTTAATagcaaacattataatcatataatcatataatgttcaATATTAATGTGTATTGAAGATGATAAGGTATGTAAGGATATACTTACATGTTGCTTATAAATGTTctatgttttatgaatgcatgatGAAAGCGCACTAAacattctatgaatgcataatgaatggtaaatgaaggtgcagttaataataatgataataataacaataataaaggtgcagttaatgtaaagcattactgaATAGTTCCATTAACATTGCCTAGAAGTGGTGTCAGTTGTAGACGGTGATTCGGCGCAGACACCCTAAGATGTCAGAAGTGAGTTGTAAGTAGCCTAATCTTCATGTGAATGTGGCTGTCATTGTATTTTTGATGAAGAAAGTTATGGAAAAACTGCTTTATTCaggtacaaatactgtttacaCATTGTCTATCTCTTGATGGCAGTGAAAGTAAAGAGTGGTTGTCATTCTATATTCCAAGAGAAATAACAATGTAATGTGCTTTaatggaaatgaaaaatatacagCACTAAAAATTCAATCAGTTAAGTGTGTTTTCTGACTCCAGATGGAGTAATATCATAACTATACTGTCTGCTCTGGCTCCTCAAAATTCTATACTCACTTCTGAACAGTCACTTTAAATCTGAAATTATCTgatatttgccatttgcacaaattCATTGGAATTTTTCTGTTTGCATATCCTATCATGCACTCCTCTGAGCCATAAACACATATACAGTCGAGAGCAAAGGTTGGGGTCCAAGTGCTGGGTCAGGTCATTTATTTGCCACCCCTGGAgcttttggggggtgggggggggggctttagtTACAGGCCCTCCAGTGATGTGAATGTTTTGCCAGAGCTCAAGCCAGCAACTTTGCGACCACAGTTACAGAGGCCTAACCGACTGAGCCACATGCCACCCTTTGAATTTGACATGCCTTTCTGACATGTCATTGTGCTCAGTTAGCGTCGATGATGAATGCTTTTTCTGACAGACGCCCAAAGGAACGGCTTGTGAGGCGGTAAAGACAGCCATTGATGTCGGATACAGACACTTCGATGGCGCCCTGGTGTACTTCAACGAGCATGAGGTCGGTCAGGCGATACGTGAGAAAATCGCAGACGGCACGGTTCGACGAGAGGACGTCTTCTACTGTGGGAAGGTTTGTCTGTGATTGTTTTTGCTCCTACATAAGCTAAAATGAGTCAGTTCGCTCAGGCTGATAGTCATATACATATTTTACTTGGTCATAGCTGTGGAACACCTTCCACCCCCCGGAGCTAGTGAGACCTGCCCTGGAAAGGACCCTAAAAGCCCTGCAGCTGGACTATGTGGATCTTTACATTATCGAACTCCCCACAGCCTTTAAGGTACATACACATGGCTCAGCTATAACCAGATCGATGCGTTACCATTAAAACCTCGCATATTAAAAATATCAGGAATTATGGGTAATAATAGGATTATGAGCAGACCACTTAAAATATAATCAATTGCCAAACCAAAcctaatataataataattttaaaatgctgcGAAAGATTTTCTTTCAGTGTTAGAGCTTTTCTGTAGCATTCAACATCTGAAATGTTATCACTTTTTGAAAATGAGTTCTTCCAAAACAGAGCATGTTGGCTTACTGGGCTAACTTAGTATTGAGGGTATTTCGCAGTGGACTGCTGTGTTCAGGTGTGATATTCCGCTATGCAAAATGTGAGCATTTAAGGGATCAAATCACGTGTAACCCTACAAGAGATTCTTATTATTCAAATGTCCTCCTTCTGTTTATAAACTGATTCTCTGGAAACTCACACAATAGCAGGACTGGGTATAATCCTCATAGCATTGTATGTAGGTCTGTTCTTTCTAAATGTGCCTAAATTGAACACCTTTGCCTTCACTCATAAAAAGTTCGCCGAACTGCAGATGTTACTTACAAGCTGACCCTGGAATGGTGCTGTTTTTTGTCAGTGCTGAACAAGGAAATGTCTGTTGCATCCACAGCCCGGAGACACGTTTTACCCCAAAGACGAGAATGGAAAGTATATTTACCATGAAACTGACCTATGTGCGACATGGGAGGTGAGCAATATCAGAGTGTCCTGTTGGGGTCAGTGTACTACCAGCAGACATACATCTACAACACAGTATACTGGAAAAGGGAACCCTCATGTATATGAATATACACCTAATATAAAAGGAATACTCATTTAtctgtataatatataatacaaaaCAAGTATCCATATATAGGACTGGCCAATCCTATTGACAACATAAGCTACTTCCCTTCACCAAGCTCTACAACTGACACCACCATCCCCAAATGAGCTTCAACCAGCCCTGCCTGCATATACTTTATAATACAAAAGGGATACTCATATAGATTTAGTTACACACCAGCCAGATAAGTGTGGATCTTACCACCCAACAGGCCCTGGAAGCCTGCAAAGATGCAGGACTGACAAAATCCCTTGGAGTGTCCAACTTCAACCGTAGACAGTTGGAGCTGATCCTGAACAAACCAGGCCTCAAACACAGGCCTGTATCTAACCAGGTATAAACATAACCCATTTATATGTTGATGGCGTTGCTGGGTAACCACAACATAATGTCTTTGTTGATTCTTATCACTTATAAGATCCATTTGTGCAGGAAACAATGAAATCAGATGCAGACGAATATGGGTGTAAATTTGGGTTTGGGTGCCTTGCTACAGGTGGAGTGTCACCCGTACTTCACTCAGCCCAAGCTACTGGAATACTGTCGCCAGAATGACATCATCATTGTGGGATACAGCCCCCTAGGGACTTCTAGAGATGCCTCGTGGTACCAAAATCCCTTCTTCATTTTAATGActgtgatgatgatggtggcaTTGGCCGGGACAACGCATTTTTATCTAGGTGATCAAAGACTGTATAAAAAGGGGTAACTTCTCTTTTTCCATACCAGGGTCAATCTAAAGTGTCCCCCTCTACTGGAGGATGAGCTCCTGGTTTACATCAGCAGGAAGTACAGGAAGTCGACAGCCCAGGTGGCCCTGCGATTCAACATGCAGCGTGGTGTGGTGGTCATTCCCAAAAGTTTCAATCACCAACGTATCAGGGCAAACTTCCAGGTTAGTCTGAGGGGGGCAACTTCATGTTAAAGGCTACCTCCTTTCAGCTGCTTTGCTTCAGGATGGTTTgagcaaacaaaaatatattacatggcTCCTGTTCATACCTACAAAACCAAGCACAGACACATAACTGTGGGCCTCGCAGACACAGGTTCCATAACTGAACTGCACCATTGGGCATTCTCTCTTTACAGATATTTGACTTCTCTCTCACTGAGGAGGAGATGAGAGCCATTGAAGGCCTCAACAAAAACATCCGCTTTGTGGAGCTCCTCATGTGAGTGAACCTGACCAAATCATACAATGTTGCTCTGGTCCTGCCCATTTCCTGTCAAAGCACCTCATTTTCCCATTCTGTAACACACCTTCCTATTAATACCAAAGGATATTGCATTTCTTGTAcctcgtttccaccaacacgGAGCTGGTGCTGGTGCCAGTGTTGGACTGGTTCTcgcttggtgccttttgagaatcAGCCTGCATTATTTTGGGCCATTATtttgcagtggaaatgtgtggATCAAGTGCCAGATTGGGAAAACGTCTGGCACTAGCACTAGCACTGCGGTGGTGGGAACGAGGCCTTAGATCTCAC
The nucleotide sequence above comes from Paramormyrops kingsleyae isolate MSU_618 chromosome 3, PKINGS_0.4, whole genome shotgun sequence. Encoded proteins:
- the LOC111858589 gene encoding aldo-keto reductase family 1 member D1 encodes the protein MNLTPESHSIPLSDGNKIPLIGLGTYGDPRTTPKGTACEAVKTAIDVGYRHFDGALVYFNEHEVGQAIREKIADGTVRREDVFYCGKLWNTFHPPELVRPALERTLKALQLDYVDLYIIELPTAFKPGDTFYPKDENGKYIYHETDLCATWEALEACKDAGLTKSLGVSNFNRRQLELILNKPGLKHRPVSNQVECHPYFTQPKLLEYCRQNDIIIVGYSPLGTSRDASWVNLKCPPLLEDELLVYISRKYRKSTAQVALRFNMQRGVVVIPKSFNHQRIRANFQIFDFSLTEEEMRAIEGLNKNIRFVELLMWSDHPEYPFHDDY